Proteins co-encoded in one Negativicutes bacterium genomic window:
- a CDS encoding cupin domain-containing protein yields the protein MIVKPKEATLVVKQSVKGGKGAIAMRQLMEEQDFAGTGRLFNVMTLKPGDSVGHHTHEGDWEAYYILAGQGYYLDNGKECRVEAGDFALCRDGDSHYVLNDSNEDLVLLAIVIYSVKK from the coding sequence ATGATCGTTAAGCCAAAGGAAGCCACTCTCGTGGTAAAACAAAGCGTGAAAGGCGGCAAGGGAGCCATCGCCATGCGTCAACTAATGGAGGAACAGGATTTTGCCGGAACCGGTCGCTTGTTCAATGTGATGACGTTAAAGCCGGGGGATTCTGTTGGCCATCATACCCATGAAGGGGATTGGGAGGCCTATTATATTCTGGCCGGCCAAGGTTATTATCTTGACAACGGGAAAGAGTGTCGGGTGGAGGCGGGCGACTTCGCGCTTTGCCGTGACGGCGACAGCCATTATGTTTTAAACGATAGCAACGAAGACCTGGTTCTCCTGGCAATCGTGATTTATTCGGTAAAGAAATAA
- the ychF gene encoding redox-regulated ATPase YchF — translation MKIGLIGLPLVGKTTLFNLLTDGEAEISKHLSGRTEPNLGMAKVPDIRIDWLSKLYKPRKTTYAQIEITDLPGLNHEGSTGANSFLDRIRQVDALVHVVRAFKTDEIEHVDGSVDPIRDLNNVDAELVLADLDFIEKRLQRIHDGKKITPEQNLERTALAKYQTALEAEKPLREVVLSEAEAVSIRNYAFFTMLPQLVVVNVDEEQFKANDFPSKAKVEQTLREKGYGYLMICAEMENEIAQLPQEDRTLFMEDLGIVEAGTYRLARSMYELVHLISFFTSGEDEVRAWTITKGSEAKKAAGKIHSDLERGFIRAEVVAYEDLHTYGTVGKCKEKGLLRLEGKDYIVKDGDILNIRFNV, via the coding sequence ATGAAAATAGGATTAATCGGCCTGCCGCTGGTGGGAAAGACCACTCTTTTTAATCTGTTAACAGACGGTGAAGCCGAAATCTCCAAACACTTAAGCGGCCGGACCGAACCAAATTTGGGTATGGCAAAGGTGCCGGATATCCGGATCGACTGGCTCAGCAAACTCTATAAGCCGCGAAAAACCACTTATGCTCAGATTGAAATTACCGACTTGCCGGGGCTTAACCATGAAGGTTCCACCGGCGCTAACTCGTTTTTGGATCGGATTCGGCAGGTTGATGCCCTGGTGCATGTTGTCCGTGCCTTCAAGACAGATGAAATTGAGCATGTGGACGGCAGTGTCGATCCAATTCGGGATTTGAATAATGTCGATGCGGAATTAGTTCTGGCGGACCTTGATTTTATCGAAAAGCGCTTACAGCGTATTCATGACGGTAAAAAAATAACTCCGGAGCAGAACCTGGAACGGACTGCTTTAGCAAAATATCAAACTGCTCTGGAAGCGGAAAAACCGCTGAGAGAAGTTGTTTTAAGCGAAGCAGAAGCTGTTTCCATTCGGAATTATGCTTTTTTCACTATGCTGCCGCAGCTGGTCGTTGTAAACGTCGATGAAGAGCAGTTCAAAGCCAATGATTTCCCTTCCAAAGCGAAGGTGGAACAAACCTTACGGGAGAAAGGCTACGGTTATTTGATGATCTGTGCCGAGATGGAGAACGAAATCGCTCAACTGCCGCAAGAGGATCGTACGCTCTTTATGGAAGATCTGGGCATCGTTGAAGCCGGTACTTATCGTTTGGCACGCAGTATGTATGAATTGGTCCACCTGATTTCTTTCTTTACCTCAGGTGAAGATGAGGTGCGGGCTTGGACCATTACAAAAGGATCGGAAGCCAAAAAGGCAGCCGGTAAGATTCACAGCGACTTGGAGCGCGGCTTTATCCGGGCCGAAGTCGTGGCTTATGAAGATTTGCACACCTATGGGACGGTTGGCAAGTGTAAGGAAAAGGGTTTGCTGCGCCTGGAAGGCAAAGACTACATTGTCAAAGACGGCGATATTTTGAATATCCGTTTTAATGTCTAG
- a CDS encoding SPFH domain-containing protein, with amino-acid sequence MGLIRAAISVAGSAISDQWLEVIEPDAMSDTTVMTSGVTARRGDKRNLNRNATEGTINDGSVIHVYPNQFMILLDGGGIVDFTAEEGYYTVSNVGNPSLFAGDFADVLQDTWKRVKFGGMPSGKQKVVYINTQEIKGIKFGTRNPIGYFDNFYNAELFLRAHGTYSIKITDPILFYTEALPHNKSTVEIEEINEQYFSEFMSALQAAINQMSVDGIRISYAPSKSVELSNYMANILDIDWRTKRGFDIQSVGIASISYDEESAKLINMRNQGAMLSDANVREGYIQGSIARGLEAAGANPAGSMSGFMGIHMGNQTAGGFMAAAANQNMQQNGTAAVEPTESWKCSCGATAGGNFCSVCGAARPGVPSHCSQCGYQFQLSEKNAKFCPQCGKKR; translated from the coding sequence ATGGGTTTGATTCGAGCAGCAATTTCGGTTGCGGGCAGTGCAATTTCCGATCAGTGGCTTGAAGTGATCGAGCCGGATGCCATGAGTGATACTACCGTGATGACCAGCGGCGTGACGGCACGTCGCGGTGATAAAAGAAATTTAAACCGAAATGCGACAGAAGGAACCATTAATGACGGTTCGGTTATCCATGTTTATCCCAATCAATTTATGATTTTGCTGGATGGCGGCGGTATCGTAGATTTTACTGCGGAAGAAGGGTACTATACCGTCAGCAATGTCGGCAATCCTTCTTTATTCGCCGGCGATTTTGCCGATGTTCTCCAGGATACCTGGAAACGTGTGAAATTCGGCGGCATGCCTTCCGGAAAACAAAAAGTGGTTTATATCAATACACAAGAAATCAAAGGCATTAAATTCGGTACACGCAACCCCATCGGCTATTTCGATAATTTCTACAACGCGGAACTGTTTTTACGGGCTCACGGGACCTATTCGATTAAAATAACCGATCCCATCTTGTTTTATACAGAAGCGCTGCCGCATAATAAAAGCACGGTGGAAATCGAAGAGATCAACGAACAGTACTTCTCCGAATTCATGTCGGCGCTGCAAGCCGCAATCAATCAAATGTCGGTGGATGGTATCCGCATCTCCTATGCTCCTTCCAAGAGTGTCGAACTGAGTAATTATATGGCAAATATTCTGGATATCGATTGGAGAACCAAACGCGGGTTTGATATTCAATCGGTTGGCATCGCCAGTATTTCTTATGATGAAGAATCAGCCAAACTGATCAATATGCGTAACCAAGGCGCCATGCTGAGCGATGCCAATGTGCGGGAAGGTTATATACAAGGCTCCATTGCCAGAGGATTGGAGGCTGCCGGAGCCAACCCTGCCGGCAGTATGTCTGGTTTTATGGGGATTCACATGGGGAATCAGACAGCCGGCGGCTTTATGGCGGCGGCGGCCAATCAGAATATGCAACAGAACGGTACCGCTGCCGTAGAGCCAACAGAATCTTGGAAATGCAGCTGCGGAGCTACTGCCGGCGGGAACTTTTGTTCTGTCTGCGGCGCGGCAAGACCCGGCGTTCCCTCTCATTGCAGCCAGTGCGGCTATCAATTTCAGCTGAGTGAAAAGAACGCAAAATTCTGTCCGCAATGCGGCAAGAAACGATAA
- a CDS encoding acetamidase/formamidase family protein, which yields MIEIGREHVVGELSELNPAVAYCQNGDTVVFHTRDCYDDSVVSETSDPLARAYANPATGPLYVHGAAKGDILKVEILEIEVAPTGVMRTSVTDGGLVGIIQEKEVRIFSIEKGRIVFDEKLSLPIDPMIGVIGTTPQSGGAVGTETPGEHGGNMDCRLIRQGSTLYLPVNCDGALLAMGDLHALMADGEVMICGMECRGKVTLRVQVIKAVQLPTPFLLDEGVVMTIQSALTLDAAARLASEKMHAFLMKACGVSINQAAMLMSLLSHMTICQVVDPLKTVRMGFPLAVLEKYGFRLP from the coding sequence TTGATCGAAATCGGCAGAGAGCATGTGGTTGGTGAATTATCAGAGTTAAATCCTGCTGTAGCCTACTGTCAGAATGGTGATACAGTCGTTTTCCATACCAGAGATTGTTATGACGACAGTGTTGTATCAGAAACCTCCGATCCATTGGCCAGAGCGTATGCCAATCCGGCTACCGGCCCGCTTTATGTCCATGGGGCTGCCAAGGGTGATATTCTCAAAGTTGAAATTCTCGAGATTGAAGTAGCTCCTACCGGAGTAATGCGGACCTCCGTAACGGATGGCGGTTTGGTGGGTATCATTCAAGAGAAAGAGGTTCGGATCTTTTCAATTGAGAAGGGGCGGATCGTTTTTGACGAAAAGTTATCCCTGCCAATCGACCCGATGATCGGCGTGATCGGCACAACCCCGCAGTCTGGCGGAGCAGTCGGCACGGAAACCCCGGGTGAGCACGGCGGCAATATGGATTGTCGCTTGATCCGCCAGGGCAGCACACTTTATTTACCGGTGAATTGCGATGGAGCGCTGCTGGCCATGGGTGATCTGCATGCTTTGATGGCGGATGGCGAAGTGATGATCTGCGGGATGGAATGCCGCGGTAAAGTAACGCTGCGCGTGCAGGTCATCAAAGCAGTGCAATTGCCAACTCCTTTTTTACTGGATGAGGGTGTTGTGATGACAATTCAATCGGCACTGACGCTGGATGCCGCCGCCAGGTTAGCCAGCGAAAAAATGCATGCCTTCCTGATGAAAGCCTGCGGCGTTTCCATCAATCAAGCGGCTATGCTGATGTCTCTCTTGAGCCATATGACCATCTGTCAGGTGGTGGATCCGCTTAAAACAGTGCGTATGGGATTTCCGCTGGCTGTCTTAGAGAAATATGGCTTTCGCTTACCATAA
- a CDS encoding nitroreductase family protein — protein MNETIQSMLDRRSIRAFKAEQIKEEELQTILTAGLTAPSANNSQPWYVTVIQNKEIIDWIVEENKKVMRASGNPEMVQRADDPKTHNFHHAPTVIVFSAEQSRTHGKSDCANLAMQTALAAHSIGLGSCYVASFMRAFAAEKGSDLVKKLQIPDGYFPVFALAVGYPDGPQPAAKPRKENCITYLR, from the coding sequence ATGAATGAAACGATTCAAAGTATGCTGGATCGCCGCAGTATTCGCGCGTTCAAAGCAGAGCAGATTAAAGAGGAAGAACTGCAAACGATCTTAACCGCCGGTTTAACAGCTCCCAGTGCCAATAATTCTCAGCCCTGGTATGTCACAGTCATCCAGAACAAGGAAATCATCGATTGGATTGTTGAAGAGAATAAAAAAGTAATGCGCGCCTCCGGCAATCCGGAAATGGTCCAGCGGGCAGATGACCCTAAAACCCATAATTTTCATCATGCACCAACTGTCATTGTCTTTTCCGCCGAACAGAGCAGAACCCACGGTAAAAGTGACTGTGCCAATCTGGCGATGCAAACCGCTTTGGCAGCTCACAGTATCGGCCTGGGTTCCTGTTATGTTGCTTCTTTTATGCGGGCGTTTGCCGCAGAGAAAGGTTCGGATCTGGTCAAAAAACTGCAAATTCCGGACGGATATTTTCCGGTCTTTGCTCTGGCCGTGGGTTATCCGGATGGTCCGCAGCCTGCCGCAAAACCGCGCAAAGAAAACTGTATCACTTATTTGCGCTAA
- a CDS encoding threonine aldolase has translation MYFFINDYGEGAHAKVLQALTETNFEQTVGYGMDEYCSQAADLIRCKIASPQAAVHFLVGGTQVNLTVLSAIMQPYQAVIAAKTGHIFVHETGAIEATGHKVLAVETPDGKLTPELILPVLLGHPDEHMVQPKVVFISDATEIGTLYTLAELTALSQFCQTHRLYLYLDGARLATALTGEGNDISLPDLARLTDAFYIGGTKNGALFGEALVINHPALQEDFRYSIKQRGGLLAKGRLLGLQFLALLQDDLYFQIAAHANQMAQRLQTGIAAQGYGFLTHSATNQIFPIFPDAILPQLQAVCRYEVWGKADAADTVVRFVTSWATKEESVEGFLQALAKVRA, from the coding sequence ATGTATTTTTTTATCAATGATTATGGTGAAGGTGCTCATGCCAAAGTGCTGCAGGCACTGACCGAAACCAATTTTGAACAAACCGTAGGTTACGGTATGGATGAATACTGCAGCCAGGCTGCCGATTTAATTCGCTGTAAGATAGCTTCTCCTCAGGCGGCGGTGCATTTCTTGGTTGGAGGCACCCAAGTCAACCTGACCGTTTTATCGGCCATCATGCAGCCCTATCAGGCGGTAATTGCCGCCAAAACCGGTCATATCTTTGTGCATGAAACGGGTGCGATCGAAGCAACCGGACATAAAGTCCTGGCGGTGGAGACGCCGGATGGCAAACTGACGCCGGAATTAATCCTGCCGGTGTTGCTGGGACATCCGGATGAGCATATGGTGCAGCCGAAGGTCGTCTTTATTTCCGACGCTACCGAAATCGGTACTCTTTACACGCTGGCTGAATTGACTGCGCTGTCGCAGTTTTGTCAAACGCATCGGCTCTATCTCTATTTGGACGGCGCTCGTTTGGCAACCGCGCTGACCGGAGAAGGCAATGATATCAGTTTGCCGGATCTCGCCCGTCTCACCGATGCTTTCTATATCGGCGGCACGAAAAACGGCGCGCTTTTTGGGGAAGCCTTGGTGATCAATCATCCCGCTTTGCAGGAGGACTTCCGTTATTCGATCAAACAGCGGGGCGGCCTCTTGGCCAAAGGCCGTTTGTTGGGTTTGCAGTTTCTGGCTTTACTGCAGGATGATCTCTATTTTCAGATTGCTGCTCATGCCAATCAAATGGCGCAGCGTCTACAGACAGGCATCGCCGCGCAAGGGTATGGCTTCTTGACGCACTCTGCTACCAATCAGATCTTCCCGATTTTCCCCGATGCGATCTTACCGCAGCTGCAGGCTGTTTGCCGTTATGAGGTTTGGGGTAAAGCGGACGCTGCTGATACGGTCGTTCGCTTTGTAACTTCCTGGGCTACCAAAGAAGAAAGCGTAGAGGGATTTCTACAGGCTTTGGCTAAGGTGCGGGCATGA
- a CDS encoding flavodoxin family protein, producing the protein MKVLILNGSPRHNGNTAAALKAVQQGILEKSAQTEIEFCNVTQWNIKGCIACNICKTNGGICVMPDETNQIMQKVTEADLLLLGSPVYYWGLTAQLKTVIDKFYCRNSAFRIGGPKKVGLVTVGGAALDDPEYRLISGQITCICEYLHWCHLFTKNISAYDAGEVAENQALLASLRLLGTTLV; encoded by the coding sequence ATGAAAGTCCTGATTCTAAATGGCAGTCCACGGCACAACGGCAATACGGCTGCAGCTTTAAAGGCAGTTCAGCAGGGGATCCTTGAGAAATCAGCTCAAACTGAAATCGAATTCTGCAATGTAACCCAATGGAATATCAAAGGTTGTATTGCCTGCAATATCTGTAAAACGAACGGCGGCATTTGCGTAATGCCCGATGAAACCAATCAAATCATGCAAAAAGTTACGGAAGCTGATCTGCTGCTTTTGGGCAGCCCGGTCTATTATTGGGGGTTGACGGCCCAATTGAAGACAGTGATCGATAAATTTTACTGCCGCAACAGCGCTTTCAGAATCGGCGGCCCCAAAAAGGTCGGTCTGGTGACAGTCGGCGGCGCCGCCCTGGATGATCCGGAGTATCGGCTGATCAGCGGCCAAATCACCTGCATCTGCGAGTATCTGCATTGGTGCCATCTCTTTACCAAGAATATTTCAGCCTATGATGCAGGCGAAGTGGCTGAGAATCAGGCTTTGCTGGCGTCTTTGCGGCTGTTGGGAACAACCCTGGTCTAG
- a CDS encoding Mrp/NBP35 family ATP-binding protein: MNDTTCDHNCEQCSSNCESRQPQDLKAPLHPMSQVGKVIGVVSGKGGVGKSLVTSLLAIAMQRRGFHTAILDADLTGPSIPRIFGLTAKATSDETGLYPVYSKTGIAVMSINLLLENAEDPVVWRGPVIAGTVKQFWTEVIWDRIDTMFVDLPPGTGDVPLTVFQSLPIDGIVIVTSPQELVSVIVGKAIKMAKLMNIPIYGLIENMSYLLCPDCGKKISVFGPYHLQEVAAKHKIPVLGEIPIDPALAAACDRGELELLEQNYLQPAVDLIDASAGRHQE, translated from the coding sequence ATGAATGATACCACCTGCGATCACAACTGTGAACAATGCTCAAGCAATTGTGAATCGCGTCAGCCACAGGATTTAAAAGCGCCGCTCCATCCGATGAGTCAGGTTGGCAAGGTGATCGGTGTCGTCAGCGGCAAAGGCGGAGTCGGAAAATCATTGGTCACTTCATTATTAGCCATCGCCATGCAGCGCCGGGGATTCCATACTGCAATTCTGGATGCCGATCTGACCGGCCCTTCGATTCCCCGTATTTTTGGGTTAACCGCAAAAGCCACTTCCGATGAAACTGGACTCTATCCTGTCTACAGCAAAACCGGCATCGCTGTGATGTCCATCAATCTCTTGCTGGAGAATGCGGAAGATCCTGTCGTCTGGCGCGGTCCGGTTATTGCCGGCACTGTCAAACAATTTTGGACGGAAGTCATTTGGGATCGCATCGATACTATGTTTGTTGATTTACCGCCCGGTACCGGTGACGTACCGCTGACTGTTTTTCAATCTCTGCCGATTGACGGCATTGTGATCGTCACTTCTCCGCAGGAATTGGTGTCTGTTATCGTTGGCAAAGCAATCAAGATGGCAAAATTGATGAATATCCCAATTTACGGTTTGATCGAAAACATGAGCTATCTGCTCTGCCCGGATTGCGGCAAAAAAATCTCCGTCTTCGGTCCCTATCATCTGCAGGAAGTGGCCGCGAAACACAAAATCCCCGTTTTGGGAGAAATCCCCATCGACCCCGCTTTGGCGGCAGCCTGCGATCGGGGCGAACTGGAATTGCTCGAACAGAATTATCTGCAGCCGGCTGTCGACCTGATCGACGCCAGCGCCGGCCGCCACCAAGAATAA
- the rmuC gene encoding DNA recombination protein RmuC, with translation MNDSLLFTALAGFTLINLIVLVAVYSMLKRNLTRERELEKQFRDVLQNELLQEERQTRQEIQQTMQNVFSTFSQWVRDGQSQNTQMLDTRLSELNKQYSQRNEEMQRQISQLTLQTQNQLAEMNRNVNENLTAMKTENGRQLDLMRQTVDEKLQKTLEERIGQSFQLVSQRLEEVYKGLGEMQTLAVGVGDLKKVLTNVKTRGMLGELQLGAILEQLLSPEQYATNVAVVPNTAERVEFAIKLPGDGSGTVWLPIDSKFPVETYQALLAAYDSGQAELVAQSGKEFERIIKTFAKTIHDKYIRLPFTTNFAIMFLPVEGLYAEVVRHGMIETLQREYQINIAGPTTMAALLNSLQMGFRTLAIQKQSGEVWRTLGGVKAEFEKFAGVLGSTQKKLDQARDELDKLVGVRTRAIRSKLREIEALPEAASGPEPELAVSAESEAENPPLGGG, from the coding sequence ATGAACGATTCACTGCTGTTTACCGCATTGGCCGGTTTTACCCTGATCAATCTGATCGTGCTGGTGGCAGTCTATTCGATGCTGAAGCGAAATCTGACGAGAGAACGCGAGTTAGAAAAGCAATTTCGCGATGTGCTGCAAAATGAATTGCTGCAGGAAGAACGTCAGACCCGTCAGGAAATACAACAAACCATGCAGAATGTTTTCAGCACTTTCAGTCAATGGGTCCGCGACGGTCAAAGCCAAAATACACAGATGCTGGATACCCGTCTTTCCGAATTAAACAAGCAATACAGCCAACGTAATGAAGAAATGCAGCGTCAGATCAGTCAATTAACGCTGCAGACACAGAATCAACTGGCTGAAATGAATCGCAATGTCAATGAAAATCTGACGGCAATGAAGACCGAGAACGGCCGGCAACTGGACTTAATGCGGCAGACTGTGGATGAAAAACTGCAGAAAACCCTGGAGGAGCGCATCGGTCAGTCCTTTCAGCTGGTCAGTCAACGTCTGGAAGAAGTCTACAAAGGCTTGGGAGAAATGCAGACCCTGGCTGTCGGTGTGGGCGATTTAAAAAAAGTTCTGACCAACGTCAAAACACGCGGTATGTTGGGTGAACTGCAGTTGGGCGCTATTTTAGAGCAACTGCTGTCCCCGGAGCAATACGCAACCAACGTTGCGGTCGTTCCCAATACGGCCGAACGGGTTGAATTTGCCATTAAATTGCCGGGTGACGGCAGCGGGACCGTCTGGCTGCCGATTGATTCCAAGTTCCCGGTCGAGACGTATCAAGCTCTCCTGGCTGCTTATGACAGCGGTCAGGCGGAACTGGTGGCTCAAAGCGGTAAAGAATTCGAACGCATCATCAAAACCTTTGCCAAAACCATTCACGATAAGTATATCCGGCTTCCCTTTACTACGAATTTTGCCATTATGTTTCTGCCGGTAGAGGGGCTTTACGCCGAAGTGGTGCGGCACGGTATGATTGAAACCTTGCAGCGGGAGTACCAAATCAATATTGCCGGACCGACTACCATGGCCGCCTTACTCAACAGTTTGCAAATGGGATTCCGGACGCTGGCGATCCAAAAGCAATCCGGTGAAGTCTGGCGGACCTTAGGCGGTGTTAAAGCGGAATTCGAGAAATTCGCCGGTGTCTTGGGGTCAACACAGAAGAAATTGGATCAGGCCAGGGATGAATTGGATAAATTGGTGGGGGTGCGCACGCGAGCGATTCGCAGTAAACTGCGGGAAATAGAGGCGCTGCCGGAGGCAGCGTCCGGTCCGGAGCCGGAATTGGCAGTGAGTGCAGAATCCGAAGCGGAAAATCCACCGCTTGGCGGCGGATAA